The Nitrospirota bacterium genome includes a region encoding these proteins:
- a CDS encoding DUF2080 family transposase-associated protein, which translates to MKTKTKITVHGIEGFLKRTVTPFGNGAKVDCPKEYLGREVYLIIKRKRN; encoded by the coding sequence ATGAAAACTAAAACAAAAATCACAGTACATGGGATTGAAGGATTTCTGAAAAGGACCGTTACTCCATTTGGCAATGGTGCAAAGGTTGATTGCCCAAAAGAGTATCTTGGGAGAGAAGTTTACCTTATCATAAAGAGAAAAAGGAATTAG